A genomic segment from Candidatus Poribacteria bacterium encodes:
- a CDS encoding Rieske (2Fe-2S) protein, whose translation MEHQTQNWVKVAELSEVSEGQPKAVQMGEGRSIALFNVDGKIYATDNQCPHMGYPL comes from the coding sequence ATGGAGCATCAAACACAAAACTGGGTGAAAGTCGCTGAGTTAAGTGAGGTTTCTGAAGGACAACCGAAAGCGGTTCAGATGGGAGAAGGGCGTAGCATTGCCCTTTTCAATGTTGACGGAAAAATTTACGCGACCGATAACCAGTGTCCACACATGGGGTATCCACT